A genomic stretch from Halichoerus grypus chromosome 5, mHalGry1.hap1.1, whole genome shotgun sequence includes:
- the VWA1 gene encoding von Willebrand factor A domain-containing protein 1, with amino-acid sequence MLPWTALSLALSLRLALARSGAERGPPASAPQGDLLFLLDSSASVSHYEFSRVREFVGQLVGLLPLGPGALRASLVHVGSRPYTEFPFGQHSSGEAVQDAVRAAAQRMGDTNTGLALAYAKEQLFAEVAGARPGVPKVLVWVTDGGSSDPVGPPMQELKDLGVTVFIVSTGQGNLLELSAAASAPAEKHLHFVDVDDLHIIAQELRGSILDAMRPQQLRASEVTSSGFRLAWPPLLTAGSGYYVLELAPSAEPGTVRRQQLPGNATGWAWVNLDPDTDYDVALVPESNVHLVRPQHLRVHTLPEEAGPERIVISHARPRSLRVSWAPALGPAAVLGYHVQYGPLLGGAAQRVEVPAGRNSTTLQGLAPSTAYLVTVTAAFRSGRERALSAKACTPDGERSRAPRPQPQGAGGREP; translated from the exons gccccccagcatCGGCCCCCCAGGGGGACCTGCTGTTTCTGTTGGACAGCTCGGCCAGCGTGTCTCATTATGAGTTCTCCCGAGTTCGGGAGTTTGTGGGGCAGCTGGTGGGCCTGCTGCCCCTGGGTCCTGGGGCTCTGCGTGCCAGCCTGGTGCATGTGGGCAGCCGCCCGTACACCGAGTTCCCCTTCGGCCAGCACAGCTCAGGCGAGGCTGTCCAGGATGCCGTACGTGCTGCAGCCCAGCGCATGGGCGACACCAACACTGGCCTGGCGCTGGCTTACGCCAAGGAGCAGCTGTTTGCAGAGGTGGCGGGGGCCCGGCCAGGGGTGCCCAAGGTGCTGGTGTGGGTGACAGACGGCGGCTCCAGCGACCCCGTGGGACCCCCCATGCAGGAGCTGAAGGACCTGGGTGTCACTGTCTTCATCGTCAGTACTGGCCAGGGCAACCTCCTGGAGCTGTCTGCTGCCGCCTCGGCCCCCGCTGAGAAGCACCTACACTTTGTGGATGTGGATGACCTGCACATCATTGCCCAGGAGCTGAGGGGATCCATTCTCG ACGCGATGCGGCCACAGCAACTCCGTGCCTCTGAGGTCACGTCCAGCGGCTTCCGCCTGGCCTGGCCGCCCCTGCTGACCGCAGGCTCTGGCTACTACGTGTTGGAGCTGGCGCCCAGCGCCGAGCCGGGGACCGTGCGTCGCCAGCAGCTGCCGGGGAACGCCACGGGCTGGGCCTGGGTCAACCTCGACCCTGACACCGACTACGACGTGGCGCTGGTGCCCGAGTCCAACGTTCACCTCGTGAGGCCGCAGCACCTGCGGGTGCACACGCTGCCGG AGGAGGCCGGCCCGGAGCGCATCGTCATCTCGCATGCCAGGCCGCGCAGTCTGCGCGTGAGCTGGGCGCCGGCGCTGGGCCCGGCCGCCGTGCTCGGCTACCACGTGCAGTACGGGCCGCTGCTGGGCGGGGCGGCGCAGCGCGTGGAGGTGCCGGCGGGCCGCAACAGCACCACGCTGCAGGGCCTGGCGCCCAGCACCGCCTACCTGGTGACCGTGACGGCAGCCTTCCGCTCGGGCCGCGAGAGAGCGCTGTCGGCCAAGGCCTGCACGCCCGACGGCGAGCGCagccgcgccccgcgcccccagccgcagggggccgggggccgggagCCGTGA